The proteins below are encoded in one region of Silene latifolia isolate original U9 population chromosome 2, ASM4854445v1, whole genome shotgun sequence:
- the LOC141642119 gene encoding putative carboxylesterase 2, giving the protein MEEAMKEVMIATANINKEDLLHDFRPRLVIYKDGRVERFLGTQSIPPSIDSLTGVESKDVVISTETGVSVRLYKPQGVKSNEKVPLLVYFHGGAFILETATSPEYHNYLNVLSSKANVIVVSVDYRRAPEHPLPAAYDDSWAAVEWVRLGLAGAEPWLSTHVDPARVFLAGDSAGANIAHHMAKRIAKCNNPDGKFALKGLVLVHPYFWGKDRIGSELQKLNSSSESRFDRLWKLAYPGTTGSDDPLFNPEMDPELSVLAGEKVLVFVAENDLLRDRGAHYKDLLVKSEWKGEVQVIETEGEGHVFHLFKTVSPKAAQLMDHFVEFINSS; this is encoded by the coding sequence ATGGAAGAAGCAATGAAAGAAGTAATGATAGCAACTGCAAACATTAACAAAGAAGATTTACTGCATGATTTCAGGCCACGGTTGGTAATCTACAAAGATGGAAGAGTTGAAAGGTTCCTAGGCACACAGTCCATCCCACCATCCATTGATAGTCTCACCGGTGTCGAATCGAAAGATGTTGTCATCTCGACCGAGACCGGTGTTTCAGTAAGATTGTACAAGCCACAGGGTGTAAAATCTAATGAAAAAGTGCCACTTTTAGTGTATTTTCATGGTGGTGCATTTATTCTGGAAACTGCAACATCTCCAGAGTATCACAATTATCTTAATGTCTTATCTTCTAAGGCTAATGTTATTGTGGTATCAGTGGATTACAGGAGAGCACCTGAACACCCTCTTCCTGCAGCCTACGACGATTCGTGGGCTGCTGTTGAATGGGTTAGGTTGGGTTTAGCGGGTGCTGAGCCTTGGCTCAGCACCCACGTTGACCCGGCCAGGGTTTTCCTGGCCGGGGACAGTGCTGGGGCTAATATAGCCCACCATATGGCTAAGAGAATAGCCAAGTGTAACAACCCAGATGGTAAATTTGCGCTGAAAGGACTCGTGTTGGTTCACCCTTACTTCTGGGGTAAGGACCGAATTGGGTCCGAGCTCCAGAAGTTGAATTCATCCTCAGAATCGAGGTTCGACAGACTGTGGAAGTTAGCCTATCCTGGGACGACTGGGTCTGACGACCCATTGTTTAATCCCGAGATGGATCCTGAGTTAAGCGTGCTGGCTGGAGAGAAGGTATTGGTTTTTGTCGCGGAAAATGATTTATTGAGGGACAGGGGAGCCCATTACAAAGACTTGTTGGTTAAGAGTGAGTGGAAAGGAGAAGTACAAGTGATTGAGACGGAAGGGGAAGGCCATGTGTTCCACTTGTTCAAAACTGTATCACCCAAAGCTGCTCAACTTATGGATCACTTTGTTGAATTCATTAACTCATCTTGA
- the LOC141642130 gene encoding putative carboxylesterase 2, with amino-acid sequence MEEAMKEVMMATASINKEDLLHDFRPGLVIYKDGRVESLTGVESKDVVISTETGVSVRLYKPQGVKSNEKVPLLVYFHGGAFILETATSPQYHNYLNVLSSKANVNVVSVDYRIAPEHPLPAAYDDSWAALEWVGSGLAGAESWLSEHVDPARVFLAGDSAGANLSHHMAIKVAKSNGKIALKGLVLVHPYFWGTDRIGSEPQKLNLTGNEPTSETMIDKIWKLAHPGTNGCDDPWINPGMDPEIKKLAGEKVLVFVAENDLLRDRGVHYKDLLVKSGWKGDVQVIETEGEGHVFHLFKTVSANAADLMDQFVAFINSS; translated from the exons ATGGAAGAAGCAATGAAAGAAGTAATGATGGCAACTGCAAGCATTAATAAAGAAGATTTACTGCATGATTTCAGGCCAGGGTTGGTAATCTACAAAGATGGAAGAGTTGAAAG TCTCACCGGTGTCGAATCGAAAGATGTTGTCATCTCGACCGAGACCGGTGTTTCAGTAAGACTGTACAAGCCACAGGGTGTAAAATCTAATGAAAAAGTGCCACTTTTAGTGTACTTTCATGGAGGTGCATTTATTCTGGAAACTGCAACATCTCCACAGTATCACAATTATCTTAATGTCTTATCTTCTAAGGCTAATGTTAATGTGGTATCAGTGGATTACAGGATAGCACCTGAACACCCTCTTCCTGCAGCCTACGACGATTCGTGGGCTGCACTTGAATGGGTTGGATCAGGTTTGGCAGGTGCTGAGTCGTGGCTCAGCGAGCACGTTGACCCGGCCAGGGTGTTCCTGGCCGGGGACAGTGCTGGGGCTAATTTATCCCATCATATGGCTATCAAAGTAGCCAAGAGTAATGGTAAAATTGCGCTAAAAGGACTCGTGTTGGTTCACCCCTACTTCTGGGGTACGGACCGAATTGGGTCTGAACCCCAGAAGTTGAATCTAACCGGGAACGAGCCGACATCAGAAACGATGATTGATAAAATATGGAAGTTAGCCCATCCAGGGACTAACGGGTGCGATGATCCATGGATTAATCCGGGTATGGATCCGGAAATAAAGAAGCTGGCTGGAGAGAAGGTATTGGTTTTTGTCGCAGAAAATGATTTATTGAGGGACAGGGGAGTCCATTACAAAGACTTGTTGGTTAAGAGTGGGTGGAAAGGAGATGTACAAGTGATTGAGACGGAAGGGGAAGGCCATGTGTTCCACTTGTTCAAAACTGTTTCAGCTAATGCTGCTGATCTTATGGATCAGTTTGTTGCATTCATCAATTCATCTTAA